The Deinococcus sonorensis KR-87 genome includes a window with the following:
- a CDS encoding helix-turn-helix domain-containing protein translates to MSMNDELRSVVSARLEERHMSRADLARATGKTPQAITRALNGGKDSGSPPPVWAAILDALDLQLTAQPRTGEETP, encoded by the coding sequence ATGTCCATGAATGACGAATTGAGGTCCGTAGTCTCAGCTCGGCTCGAAGAGCGACACATGAGCCGGGCCGATTTGGCCCGCGCTACAGGCAAGACCCCCCAGGCCATCACCCGCGCCCTAAATGGTGGTAAGGACAGCGGTAGCCCTCCTCCGGTATGGGCGGCCATCTTGGATGCTCTGGACCTGCAACTGACGGCCCAGCCGAGAACAGGTGAAGAGACGCCCTGA
- a CDS encoding site-specific integrase gives MAASEAHRLHAAFYLALMTGMRRGELLGLHWADLDWERSRLRVRHNLIEVRAEGTAGKQHAGKDTVSSVRVMLQTPKTQASRRTVVLSPGTVSKLREHQARQKVERENAGSAWQDQGLIFSNELGGLTNPHALYDWFKAITETAGLPPIRFHDLRHTAASLMIHRGVSPKTVSDRLGHSDVAFTLRTYAHLYDEQREEAAFDLTDLFPVAVGGAN, from the coding sequence CTGGCGGCTTCAGAGGCGCACCGGCTGCACGCGGCCTTCTATCTGGCCCTAATGACCGGCATGCGGCGCGGGGAGCTGCTGGGCTTGCACTGGGCCGATTTGGATTGGGAGCGGTCCCGCCTGCGTGTGCGGCATAACCTGATCGAAGTCCGGGCGGAAGGGACGGCAGGCAAGCAGCACGCGGGCAAAGACACTGTGTCGTCAGTCCGGGTGATGTTGCAGACTCCCAAGACGCAGGCATCACGCCGGACCGTGGTCCTGTCGCCGGGCACTGTCTCAAAGCTGCGGGAGCATCAGGCGCGGCAGAAGGTAGAGCGGGAAAATGCCGGGTCAGCCTGGCAGGATCAGGGGTTGATCTTCTCCAATGAGCTGGGCGGGCTGACGAATCCTCACGCCCTCTATGACTGGTTCAAGGCCATTACAGAGACGGCTGGGCTGCCCCCAATCCGTTTTCATGACCTCCGGCACACGGCGGCCTCGCTGATGATTCACCGTGGCGTATCGCCCAAAACGGTCAGCGACCGTCTGGGCCACTCGGATGTGGCGTTCACCCTTCGGACGTATGCCCACCTCTATGACGAGCAACGAGAAGAGGCCGCCTTCGACCTGACTGACCTGTTTCCAGTGGCTGTAGGAGGGGCGAACTAA
- a CDS encoding nuclear transport factor 2 family protein encodes MTQVTADFVRGLERSRIRALVRADMSTAHLMHTRDFQLITPGGTLVTREEYLGDLTVGRLRYVSWEPGTEMTIRVYRDAAVLQYRARVEIRATSQTAWQGLGDSGMPFDCWFMNVYEQRDDRWQAAQSQATEIRYV; translated from the coding sequence ATGACGCAGGTGACCGCCGATTTTGTCCGTGGGCTTGAACGCAGTCGCATCCGGGCGCTGGTCCGGGCCGATATGTCGACCGCTCACCTCATGCATACCCGTGATTTCCAACTGATCACCCCGGGAGGCACCCTGGTGACCAGGGAAGAGTATCTCGGTGATCTGACCGTCGGCCGATTGCGGTACGTGAGTTGGGAGCCTGGGACCGAGATGACGATACGCGTGTACCGTGACGCGGCCGTCCTCCAGTACAGGGCGCGAGTGGAGATTCGCGCCACGTCTCAGACGGCGTGGCAGGGCCTCGGGGACAGCGGGATGCCCTTCGACTGCTGGTTTATGAATGTCTACGAGCAGCGCGATGATCGGTGGCAGGCCGCCCAGTCACAGGCGACCGAGATTCGTTACGTGTAG
- a CDS encoding IS630 family transposase (programmed frameshift): protein MKLRYAVYLDDEQRDALKRLLSAGKTHARRLTHARILLAADKNGPAHSDQEIVEFLHVSDNTAFRVRKRFVEGGLEHALNHMHPQHLKPHTLSPEAEAHLIALACTPEKGQSRMSLRLLADKMVELGHVETVSHETVRKAPEKNALKPHLKEQWVIPPLQNAAFVAAMEDVLDLYARPYNAFFPVVCFDERPCQLIDDVMTPLPLKPGQPERFDDEYVRNGTANVFGMLEPLTGRRWLRVTEQRTKRDFAHAIKHVVNVLYPEAVLIRVVLDNLNTHSLAALYETFPAAEARCLAKKLEFHFTPKRGSWLNAVEIEFAALSKQCLDRRIGRIERLREEVEAWCERRNARGVKVEWRFTTEVARTKLDHLYPSNQN from the exons ATGAAGCTGAGATACGCGGTGTATCTGGATGACGAGCAACGCGACGCCCTCAAGCGCCTGCTGAGCGCGGGCAAGACCCATGCTCGTCGCCTCACCCACGCTCGCATTCTCCTGGCGGCCGATAAGAACGGCCCTGCTCACTCCGATCAGGAGATCGTTGAGTTTCTGCACGTCAGTGACAACACCGCGTTCCGTGTTCGAAAGCGCTTCGTCGAAGGCGGCCTGGAGCACGCGCTCAACCACATGCACCCTCAGCACCTCAAGCCGCACACCCTGTCACCAGAAGCTGAAGCGCACCTCATCGCGCTCGCGTGCACGCCCGAGAAGGGTCAGTCCAGGATGTCGCTGCGTCTCCTTGCCGACAAGATGGTCGAGCTCGGGCACGTGGAGACAGTCAGTCACGAGACCGTGCGCAAAGCGC CTGAAAAAAACGCGCTCAAACCGCATCTGAAGGAGCAGTGGGTCATCCCACCCCTCCAGAACGCTGCGTTCGTGGCCGCGATGGAGGATGTGCTGGATCTATACGCCAGACCCTACAACGCGTTCTTCCCGGTGGTGTGCTTCGATGAACGGCCCTGCCAGCTGATTGACGACGTCATGACGCCGTTGCCCCTGAAGCCAGGTCAACCGGAACGGTTTGACGACGAGTACGTCCGAAACGGGACTGCGAACGTGTTCGGGATGCTTGAACCCCTGACCGGGAGACGCTGGCTCAGGGTGACCGAGCAGCGCACGAAGCGTGACTTCGCTCACGCGATCAAGCACGTCGTCAACGTGCTTTACCCTGAGGCCGTGCTGATTCGGGTCGTACTGGACAACCTCAACACGCATTCGCTGGCGGCGTTGTACGAGACGTTTCCGGCGGCGGAGGCCCGATGCCTGGCGAAGAAGCTGGAGTTCCACTTCACACCGAAGCGCGGCAGTTGGCTGAACGCCGTGGAGATTGAGTTTGCGGCACTTTCGAAACAGTGTCTGGATCGGCGCATTGGGAGGATCGAGCGGTTGCGGGAGGAGGTAGAGGCGTGGTGTGAGCGTCGGAACGCACGGGGCGTGAAGGTGGAGTGGCGGTTTACCACGGAGGTGGCCCGTACGAAACTGGACCACCTCTACCCCTCAAATCAAAATTGA
- a CDS encoding WD40 repeat domain-containing protein, translating to MPRSRWIVFGLLNASWILFGLGMWGSFWAFSRVFFDGGMRGPGSNFPMVLLGVLASVAVSLIITAGLITRPLKVHRPYLIVWSLPPLWLYYLTFAFAVQVFEQLLPRNVSFGSPLAVALCALAIGTALSWLLSQPPDATKPRTVHAQEPRRHVQFPKLPQWVYVVAYVVASQFIAPALQDGLEHLTAGKQTIYGGYSVQNIWARFTGDTASIELAQRSPDRASIVIAENLGGGSRVTLVRTGSRTPAWQTALPLPHPVPVWLQEQGRLLVTSQDQPSGVVLDTRTGNVLEQVDNTVTFCRRAFCSPERYARLADGQLATAGHDFKAAGAWLADKAGQHIGARFVRRAGDRVPVSAALSPDGARVAVGYGDGAVVVFDARTARPVAKATPLSDHVSHLSWSPDSTSLATYGEGPCGKMANSDCVRVTHFLPAGPMTRTVWWFDGSAISVTLEWVGNDRMLLDDEMTAFTVRIP from the coding sequence GTGCCGCGTTCTCGCTGGATCGTCTTTGGGCTCCTCAATGCCTCCTGGATCCTGTTTGGACTTGGGATGTGGGGTTCGTTCTGGGCATTCAGTCGCGTCTTTTTCGATGGGGGAATGCGCGGACCCGGTTCCAATTTCCCGATGGTGCTGCTTGGGGTGCTCGCCTCCGTGGCGGTCAGCCTGATCATTACCGCAGGGCTGATTACCCGCCCATTAAAAGTCCACCGGCCGTATCTGATTGTCTGGTCCCTCCCTCCGCTGTGGCTGTATTACCTGACCTTCGCCTTCGCGGTGCAGGTGTTCGAGCAGCTACTGCCCAGGAACGTGAGCTTCGGTTCTCCACTGGCGGTCGCACTATGTGCCCTCGCCATTGGAACCGCGTTGTCCTGGCTCCTGAGCCAGCCACCAGACGCCACCAAGCCTCGAACAGTCCATGCGCAGGAGCCACGCCGGCACGTCCAGTTTCCGAAGCTCCCTCAGTGGGTCTATGTCGTCGCCTATGTCGTCGCCAGCCAGTTCATCGCACCTGCCCTCCAGGATGGACTGGAACACCTCACCGCAGGGAAACAGACCATCTACGGGGGCTATTCAGTACAAAACATTTGGGCACGCTTCACGGGTGACACCGCATCGATTGAACTCGCCCAACGCTCCCCAGACCGAGCATCCATCGTCATCGCTGAGAACCTGGGTGGTGGTTCGCGGGTCACCCTCGTCCGCACGGGATCACGAACACCCGCCTGGCAGACAGCGTTGCCCTTGCCTCATCCAGTGCCCGTGTGGCTTCAGGAGCAGGGCCGCCTCCTCGTCACCAGCCAAGATCAACCAAGTGGAGTTGTCCTAGATACACGAACGGGCAACGTGCTGGAACAGGTGGACAACACCGTGACGTTCTGTCGGCGGGCGTTCTGCTCGCCAGAGCGGTACGCTCGGCTTGCCGACGGACAGCTCGCCACGGCAGGGCACGACTTCAAGGCGGCGGGTGCCTGGCTGGCCGACAAGGCTGGACAGCACATCGGCGCCCGGTTCGTTCGACGCGCTGGGGACCGCGTCCCGGTCTCAGCGGCGCTCAGCCCAGATGGGGCCCGGGTGGCCGTCGGGTATGGAGATGGAGCGGTCGTCGTGTTTGACGCTCGCACGGCGCGACCGGTCGCGAAAGCAACCCCTCTCTCGGACCATGTGTCTCACTTGTCCTGGTCACCGGACAGCACGTCGCTGGCCACCTATGGGGAGGGGCCATGTGGCAAGATGGCCAATTCGGACTGTGTTCGCGTCACGCATTTTTTGCCAGCTGGCCCGATGACTCGGACCGTCTGGTGGTTCGATGGGAGCGCCATATCCGTCACGCTGGAGTGGGTCGGAAACGACCGGATGTTGCTGGATGACGAGATGACGGCGTTTACGGTGAGGATTCCGTAG